The Mucilaginibacter mallensis genome has a segment encoding these proteins:
- the gap gene encoding type I glyceraldehyde-3-phosphate dehydrogenase — MKIGINGFGRIGRLAFRAAMERPDIEVVGINDLVEPDYMAYMLKYDSTHGQFKGTIAVEGGHLVVNGKTIRVTAEKDPANLKWNEVGAEVIIESTGLFLTQETAQKHIDAGAKKVVMSAPAKDDTPTFVMGVNHKELKAEQTIVSNASCTTNCLAPIAKVLNDKFGIEEGLMSTIHAVTATQKTVDGPSHKDWRGGRGAYQNIIPSSTGAAKAVGLVLPELKGKLTGMSFRVPVADVSVVDLTVRLKTPATYEAVKAAMKEASEGSMKGILGYTEDEVVSEDFKGDARTSIFDAKAGIALNDNFVKVVSWYDNEWGYSNKLIDLVQEIGKL; from the coding sequence ATGAAAATAGGAATCAACGGCTTTGGCCGTATCGGTCGTTTAGCTTTTAGAGCTGCAATGGAAAGACCAGACATTGAAGTTGTAGGTATTAATGACCTTGTAGAGCCTGATTATATGGCTTATATGTTGAAATATGATTCAACACACGGCCAGTTCAAAGGCACTATTGCTGTTGAAGGCGGCCATTTAGTAGTAAATGGTAAAACTATTCGTGTAACTGCTGAAAAAGACCCTGCAAACCTTAAATGGAATGAAGTAGGTGCCGAAGTTATAATTGAATCAACCGGTTTATTCTTAACTCAGGAAACTGCTCAAAAACATATTGACGCCGGCGCTAAAAAAGTAGTAATGAGTGCACCTGCAAAGGATGATACCCCTACTTTTGTTATGGGCGTTAACCATAAAGAACTAAAAGCTGAACAAACTATCGTTTCAAACGCTTCATGTACTACTAACTGTTTGGCTCCTATAGCTAAAGTATTGAATGATAAATTCGGTATTGAAGAAGGCTTAATGAGCACAATACACGCGGTTACTGCAACTCAAAAAACAGTTGACGGCCCGTCACATAAAGATTGGAGAGGTGGTCGCGGTGCTTACCAAAACATCATCCCTTCATCAACTGGCGCTGCTAAAGCAGTTGGTTTAGTATTACCTGAGCTTAAAGGTAAATTAACAGGCATGTCATTCCGAGTTCCGGTTGCTGACGTTTCTGTAGTTGACTTAACTGTTCGCTTAAAAACTCCTGCTACTTATGAAGCTGTTAAAGCTGCTATGAAAGAAGCTTCAGAAGGTTCAATGAAAGGCATTTTAGGTTATACTGAAGACGAAGTAGTATCAGAAGATTTTAAAGGTGATGCACGCACATCAATATTTGATGCTAAGGCAGGTATCGCGTTGAATGATAACTTTGTTAAAGTGGTATCATGGTATGATAACGAATGGGGTTACTCAAACAAATTGATCGACCTTGTTCAGGAAATCGGTAAATTATAA
- the pfkA gene encoding 6-phosphofructokinase, whose translation MQKISKLAVLTSGGDAPGMNPCIRAVVRTAIYNGLNVVGVKQGYKGLIENDMYDMNKRSVSNILNLGGTILKTARCLEFRTDEGMETAYQNLKAQGIDALVVIGGDGTFTGALRFSKKYPDIQIIGVPGTIDNDLYGSTYTLGFDTATNTVIEAIDKIRDTADAHDRLFFIEVMGRDSGAIALRAGISCGAEAILLPEVETAIDDLIASIKTGHLNKKSSSIVIVAEGDKHGGVYDIAKMVEKEVEHYDIKVTILGHLQRGGSPSSFDRILGSRLGFAAVNALIAGETQHMVGLRANEIVLTSLEEALTSHEFKLEDDLMQMAHILSI comes from the coding sequence ATGCAAAAAATATCGAAACTTGCTGTTTTAACCTCCGGTGGCGATGCTCCCGGCATGAACCCCTGCATAAGGGCCGTGGTAAGAACTGCTATATATAACGGCTTAAACGTTGTAGGGGTTAAACAAGGTTACAAGGGCCTGATTGAAAATGATATGTACGATATGAACAAACGTTCGGTAAGTAACATATTAAACCTTGGTGGAACCATCCTGAAAACTGCACGCTGCCTCGAATTCCGCACGGATGAAGGCATGGAGACTGCTTATCAGAACCTAAAAGCCCAGGGCATTGATGCTTTGGTAGTAATTGGCGGCGATGGTACTTTTACCGGTGCACTGCGTTTTTCAAAAAAATATCCGGATATACAAATTATTGGCGTACCCGGTACTATTGATAATGATCTGTATGGCTCAACCTATACTTTAGGATTTGATACTGCCACCAATACCGTAATTGAAGCTATTGATAAAATACGTGATACTGCCGATGCGCACGACCGCTTGTTCTTTATTGAAGTAATGGGCCGCGATTCAGGCGCTATTGCGCTCAGGGCAGGTATATCATGCGGTGCAGAGGCTATTTTATTACCAGAAGTTGAAACCGCTATTGACGACCTGATAGCAAGCATTAAAACTGGTCACCTTAATAAAAAATCATCAAGCATCGTTATTGTTGCCGAAGGCGATAAGCACGGCGGCGTATATGACATTGCCAAAATGGTGGAGAAAGAGGTAGAACACTACGATATTAAAGTAACCATACTGGGCCACCTGCAACGTGGGGGTAGCCCGTCAAGTTTCGACCGTATTTTGGGTAGTCGCCTGGGTTTTGCGGCCGTTAACGCGCTTATTGCAGGCGAAACACAACACATGGTAGGTTTGCGTGCCAATGAGATTGTTTTAACATCATTGGAGGAAGCCTTAACCAGTCACGAATTTAAACTGGAAGATGATTTGATGCAGATGGCGCACATTCTATCCATATAA
- a CDS encoding NUDIX hydrolase translates to MEIHLPHLDSVFSTDCVIFGFEAGELKVLLIERNEEPFKDWYALPGNIVGPDESVDAAAQRILYELTGLHDLPMRQFHTFGEVNRHPQGRVVTIAYFALIRIGGQKDLMPITQYARKAFWHPVNDLPTLAFDHTEIFKRAFKKIRAKLNYEPIAFELLPEKFTLTQLQSLYEAVLSKQLDKRNFRKKMLSYGFLKELAEKQKGVSYRAAKLYKFDRRKYAKIFQNEIAS, encoded by the coding sequence TTGGAAATACATCTACCTCACCTTGATTCAGTCTTTTCGACAGATTGCGTGATTTTTGGTTTTGAAGCGGGAGAGCTTAAAGTACTACTTATTGAACGTAACGAAGAACCTTTTAAAGACTGGTATGCACTGCCAGGAAATATTGTAGGCCCCGACGAAAGCGTGGACGCGGCCGCTCAGCGTATATTGTATGAGTTAACAGGCTTGCATGACCTGCCTATGCGCCAGTTCCATACTTTTGGTGAGGTGAACAGGCACCCGCAGGGCAGGGTAGTAACTATTGCTTATTTTGCATTAATACGTATTGGCGGGCAAAAGGACCTGATGCCGATAACCCAATATGCGCGTAAAGCATTCTGGCACCCGGTTAATGATTTGCCTACACTGGCCTTTGACCATACCGAAATATTTAAAAGGGCATTCAAAAAAATTCGTGCTAAATTAAATTATGAGCCTATAGCTTTTGAATTGCTGCCCGAAAAATTCACACTTACGCAGCTGCAATCGTTATATGAGGCTGTTTTGAGCAAGCAATTGGATAAACGTAACTTCCGTAAAAAGATGCTCAGCTATGGGTTTTTAAAAGAGCTCGCTGAAAAACAAAAAGGTGTATCGTACCGCGCCGCCAAACTTTATAAATTCGACAGGCGTAAATACGCGAAGATATTTCAGAACGAGATAGCATCTTAG
- a CDS encoding N-acetylglucosamine kinase, translating into MIIIADGGSTKTNWCLVTEEGKKVYFNTEGYNPYFSNEEYIIQSLNENLPTDLDKDAITEVNYYGAGCSTADMRQIVENAMQAVFTKSKINVGHDLLAAARALLGTTEGFAAILGTGTNTCIYDGKEVIANIDSGAYILGDEGSGCYIGKKLLTDYIRGYMPEAVRKNFWDTFKLTPDDINEIVYTQPRANRFCASFSKFVYDNIVNIEYSRNIVRTSFEDFFRNLVTHYPDYQKYTFNCIGSVGYNFRNVLEEVATENGMVVGRIIRSPIDDLVKYHLELSPSQL; encoded by the coding sequence ATGATCATAATTGCTGACGGTGGCTCAACCAAAACTAACTGGTGTCTGGTTACCGAGGAGGGTAAGAAAGTTTATTTCAATACCGAAGGTTACAATCCTTATTTTTCAAATGAAGAATATATTATTCAGTCTTTAAACGAGAATCTGCCAACAGATCTGGATAAAGATGCCATAACTGAAGTTAACTACTACGGTGCTGGATGTTCAACTGCGGATATGCGCCAGATTGTTGAAAATGCGATGCAGGCAGTATTTACCAAATCAAAGATCAACGTTGGTCATGATTTACTTGCTGCTGCAAGAGCTTTATTAGGAACTACCGAAGGATTTGCAGCAATATTGGGTACAGGAACAAACACCTGTATTTATGATGGTAAAGAAGTTATCGCTAATATTGATTCAGGAGCTTATATTTTAGGCGATGAAGGCAGCGGTTGTTACATAGGAAAAAAATTATTAACCGATTATATAAGAGGCTACATGCCCGAGGCTGTCCGCAAAAACTTTTGGGATACCTTTAAGCTTACCCCTGATGATATAAACGAGATTGTTTATACCCAGCCAAGGGCTAACCGTTTTTGCGCAAGTTTCAGCAAATTTGTGTATGACAATATTGTAAACATTGAGTATTCAAGAAACATTGTTCGTACATCATTTGAAGACTTTTTCCGTAACCTGGTAACACATTACCCGGATTACCAAAAATATACCTTTAACTGTATTGGCTCAGTAGGTTACAACTTCCGCAATGTGTTGGAAGAAGTTGCTACAGAAAACGGTATGGTAGTAGGCCGCATCATCCGCTCACCTATAGATGACCTGGTTAAATACCATTTAGAGTTATCGCCATCACAATTGTAG
- a CDS encoding ThuA domain-containing protein, whose translation MRLPTKIKPILIALCFLFCFTIINAQSSKPQFKVIAFYTAKNDQAHISFVHEANKKFPELAAEYHFAYDSTSNWNNLNAEFLSHYQVVIFLDTRPEEPAQRAAFQKYMENGGGWMGFHFSAFALTPSDVNANWDWYHNVFLGSGQYVSNTWRPTSAILRVEDHQHPATRDLPETFKSAPNEWYRWEFDLRKNPDIKILCSIDSTSFPLGTGPKLSEIWHSGYYPVVWTNKNYKMIYFNMGHNDIDYEHHNNNDLSHTFDSPMEEKLIMNALLWLGMGKKMNK comes from the coding sequence ATGCGCTTACCTACCAAAATTAAACCAATACTTATAGCTCTTTGTTTTCTTTTTTGTTTTACAATAATCAACGCGCAGAGCAGTAAGCCACAGTTTAAGGTAATAGCATTTTATACTGCCAAAAACGACCAGGCACATATCAGTTTTGTACATGAGGCCAACAAAAAATTCCCTGAGCTGGCAGCCGAATACCATTTTGCATATGATTCAACATCTAACTGGAATAACCTGAACGCGGAGTTCCTTTCGCATTACCAAGTGGTGATATTCCTGGATACCCGGCCCGAAGAGCCGGCCCAGCGTGCGGCCTTCCAAAAATATATGGAAAATGGGGGAGGATGGATGGGCTTTCACTTTTCGGCTTTTGCCTTAACTCCATCAGATGTAAATGCTAACTGGGATTGGTACCACAATGTGTTTTTAGGGTCGGGGCAGTATGTGAGCAATACCTGGCGCCCAACGTCGGCTATATTACGTGTGGAAGATCATCAGCACCCTGCTACCAGGGATCTGCCAGAAACCTTTAAATCGGCACCAAACGAGTGGTACCGCTGGGAATTCGACCTGCGTAAAAATCCGGATATAAAAATATTATGTTCAATTGATTCAACCAGTTTTCCGCTGGGCACCGGCCCAAAGCTGAGTGAGATATGGCACAGTGGCTATTACCCGGTAGTGTGGACAAATAAGAACTATAAAATGATATACTTTAACATGGGCCATAATGATATAGATTATGAACACCATAACAATAATGACCTGTCGCATACCTTTGACAGCCCCATGGAGGAGAAACTTATAATGAATGCCTTATTATGGCTGGGCATGGGTAAAAAAATGAATAAATAA
- the istA gene encoding IS21 family transposase, with protein MSKIRKILRMNSQGRSTRFIAAQIDSSRNTVRKYLAVLKKSGFTFEEVNSLNDKELEDIFGKTRENNQPSSRMQSMLRCFPHVDKELKKTGMNRQLLWEAYIKEFPDGYKYTQFCTYYNQWKTRVNPTMHMDHKAGDKLYVDFAGEKMSYTDKETGEVIEVEVFVAILGASQLTYVEAVMSQQKEDFIAACENTLHFIGGVPAAIVPDNLKAAVTKSSRYEPTLNETFEDFADHYGTTILPARAYRPRDKALVEGAVKIIYTKVYAPLNKHVYHSLTELNTAIWQALEVHNSQLLKGRNYSRILQFEEIERGALAPLPVLRYQFKKHFYARVIKNGHVNLGPDKHYYSVPYRFIGKRVKLLYSRTIVEIYSNYERIALHPREKNPYGYTTDKEHMASAHRFKSDWTPDMFLNWAASIHEDVRLYILQILERKQHPEQAYKSCLGVLGFAKKAGNDRLIMACQRGLSYGLYSYKTIQTILENKMDNYEESIFADELPMPDHGNIRGKDYYK; from the coding sequence ATGAGTAAGATTAGAAAGATTTTAAGGATGAACAGCCAGGGTCGCAGCACGCGATTTATAGCTGCCCAGATTGATTCATCCCGGAATACCGTAAGAAAGTACCTGGCCGTCCTTAAGAAGAGCGGCTTTACCTTTGAAGAAGTTAATAGCCTGAATGATAAGGAACTGGAAGATATTTTCGGCAAGACCAGGGAAAACAACCAGCCAAGCAGCCGTATGCAATCCATGCTGCGCTGCTTTCCGCACGTCGATAAAGAGCTCAAAAAGACCGGTATGAACCGGCAACTCCTGTGGGAAGCCTATATCAAAGAGTTTCCTGACGGCTATAAGTACACCCAGTTTTGCACGTATTACAACCAATGGAAGACCAGGGTCAACCCGACCATGCACATGGATCACAAGGCCGGAGACAAGCTATACGTTGATTTTGCGGGTGAAAAGATGAGCTATACGGACAAGGAAACCGGTGAAGTCATTGAAGTAGAAGTCTTTGTAGCAATCCTTGGGGCCAGTCAGCTCACCTATGTAGAGGCTGTTATGAGCCAGCAAAAGGAAGACTTTATCGCAGCCTGCGAGAATACCCTGCACTTTATCGGCGGCGTTCCTGCCGCCATTGTACCGGATAACCTGAAGGCGGCTGTAACCAAAAGCAGCCGCTATGAACCAACCCTTAACGAAACATTTGAAGACTTCGCCGACCATTATGGGACTACCATTCTACCAGCGCGGGCGTACCGCCCGCGTGACAAGGCATTAGTAGAAGGTGCCGTTAAGATCATTTATACCAAGGTATACGCCCCTTTAAACAAGCATGTCTACCATTCTTTAACAGAACTCAATACAGCGATCTGGCAGGCCCTGGAAGTCCATAACAGCCAGTTGCTTAAGGGTCGCAATTATAGCAGGATACTACAGTTTGAAGAGATCGAGCGTGGGGCCCTGGCACCGCTACCTGTCCTGCGTTACCAGTTCAAAAAACACTTTTATGCCAGGGTGATCAAGAATGGCCATGTCAATCTCGGCCCTGATAAACACTATTACAGTGTGCCTTATCGCTTCATCGGCAAGCGGGTTAAGCTATTATACTCCCGCACTATTGTAGAGATCTACTCCAATTATGAGCGTATCGCTTTGCACCCGCGCGAAAAGAACCCCTATGGTTATACTACTGACAAAGAACACATGGCCAGCGCTCACCGCTTTAAAAGTGACTGGACACCAGATATGTTCCTCAATTGGGCGGCCTCCATTCATGAGGATGTCAGGCTATATATCCTTCAGATACTGGAGCGTAAACAACACCCCGAACAGGCTTACAAATCCTGCCTGGGGGTACTTGGCTTTGCAAAAAAAGCAGGGAATGACCGGTTAATAATGGCCTGTCAGCGAGGGCTCAGTTATGGCCTTTATAGCTATAAAACGATACAAACCATATTGGAAAACAAGATGGACAACTATGAGGAAAGCATATTTGCCGATGAGCTACCCATGCCTGATCATGGTAATATCCGGGGAAAAGACTATTACAAATAA
- the istB gene encoding IS21-like element helper ATPase IstB, translating into MNTSTLDKLRKMKFFGMFHAFKSSMETGKTNDYTADELLAHLVDAEWDDRQNRRIERTILYARFRYKASIEDVHYHADRSIDRNQIMRLADCTFVDRFENLLITGSTGIGKSYIASAVGYQACVLGYRVLYTSTPKLFAKLKMAKADGSYMKELAKIERQQLLILDDFGIQPFDAQSRAALMEIIEDRHGKTSLIITSQLPVSKWFEVIGEKTVADAILDRIVHDAHRIELKGESMRRKRNVEPENSH; encoded by the coding sequence ATGAACACAAGCACCTTAGACAAACTGCGGAAGATGAAGTTCTTCGGCATGTTCCATGCCTTTAAAAGCAGTATGGAAACCGGTAAAACAAACGATTACACGGCAGATGAACTACTGGCCCACCTGGTAGATGCAGAATGGGACGACCGGCAGAACAGGCGTATCGAACGCACGATCCTATATGCCCGGTTCCGCTATAAAGCTTCAATTGAAGATGTTCATTATCATGCCGACCGAAGTATCGACCGCAACCAGATCATGCGCCTGGCAGATTGTACGTTTGTTGACCGCTTCGAGAACCTGCTGATCACCGGCAGTACCGGTATCGGTAAAAGCTATATTGCTTCTGCTGTGGGCTACCAGGCCTGTGTATTGGGCTACCGGGTATTGTACACCAGTACACCCAAACTGTTCGCTAAACTGAAGATGGCCAAGGCGGACGGCTCCTACATGAAAGAGCTGGCTAAGATCGAAAGACAGCAATTGCTCATACTCGACGACTTTGGTATCCAGCCTTTTGATGCACAAAGCAGGGCTGCGCTAATGGAGATCATTGAGGACAGGCACGGTAAGACCTCGCTGATCATCACTTCGCAGTTGCCAGTGAGCAAATGGTTTGAAGTGATCGGTGAAAAAACGGTTGCTGATGCGATCCTTGACCGGATCGTTCATGATGCACACCGCATCGAGTTAAAGGGAGAATCTATGAGAAGAAAACGTAATGTTGAACCAGAAAACAGCCATTAA
- a CDS encoding PAS domain-containing sensor histidine kinase yields MQTAELILANQELTFQNEEKENRAQDLIVLSANLHSQKEELHRANGLLLIEEEKVKTINGELLQLNQELEERVNRRTKALTESEHRFRNMMETIPQIAWTNTAGGEFIFYNQRWYDYTGLGQQQTNASGLKSVIHPDDLKKSVAHFGMIRQAGNGGEFQLRGKREDGLYRWHLVRLMPIKDEKDQIQLWIGTATDIEELRLLQQQKDDFISIASHELKTPITSLKASLQLLNRMKGSPSARMSPLIVQANKSLDKVNVLIEVLLNASKANDGQLHMSPKNFILSKIIIECCQYIQTEGIYTIKIEGDMTVEVYADTSRIDQIVINFITNAIKYAPDSKEIIVYIERINGMAKVSVSDQGPGIPPEKLRFLFDRYYRVDNSGSQYTGLGLGLYICAEIIKMHNGQVGVESEIGKGTTFWFTLPVAFS; encoded by the coding sequence GTGCAAACAGCAGAGCTTATCCTGGCCAACCAGGAGCTCACCTTTCAAAACGAAGAAAAGGAAAACCGTGCACAGGACCTTATTGTGCTGTCGGCTAATTTACATTCACAAAAAGAGGAATTACACCGCGCAAACGGGCTGCTACTTATAGAAGAGGAAAAAGTAAAAACCATTAACGGTGAGTTATTGCAGTTAAACCAGGAACTGGAGGAGCGGGTAAACCGCCGTACAAAAGCTTTAACAGAAAGTGAACATCGCTTCCGCAACATGATGGAAACTATTCCGCAAATTGCCTGGACAAATACCGCGGGTGGTGAATTTATTTTCTACAACCAACGCTGGTATGATTATACAGGATTAGGCCAGCAGCAGACAAATGCGTCCGGATTAAAATCAGTCATCCATCCGGATGACCTGAAAAAGAGCGTGGCTCATTTTGGGATGATCAGGCAAGCGGGTAATGGTGGCGAATTTCAGCTCCGTGGTAAAAGGGAAGATGGTCTGTACCGCTGGCATCTGGTGCGTTTAATGCCGATAAAGGATGAAAAAGACCAAATACAGCTATGGATAGGCACAGCCACCGACATTGAAGAACTACGGCTGTTGCAGCAGCAAAAAGATGATTTTATCAGCATTGCCAGTCATGAGCTTAAAACACCTATCACCAGCCTGAAAGCGTCTTTACAGTTGCTGAACCGGATGAAGGGGAGCCCTTCCGCCCGGATGTCGCCGCTGATCGTTCAGGCTAATAAAAGTCTGGATAAAGTAAATGTACTGATTGAGGTCCTTTTAAATGCCAGCAAGGCTAATGATGGGCAGCTCCACATGAGCCCAAAAAACTTCATCCTTTCAAAAATAATTATTGAATGTTGCCAATATATACAGACAGAGGGTATTTATACTATTAAAATTGAAGGCGATATGACTGTTGAAGTTTATGCGGATACTTCACGTATTGATCAAATTGTCATCAACTTTATTACCAATGCTATCAAGTATGCTCCTGATTCAAAAGAGATCATCGTTTATATTGAACGGATAAACGGCATGGCCAAAGTATCGGTCAGTGATCAGGGGCCTGGCATTCCACCCGAAAAGCTGCGGTTTCTGTTTGATCGTTATTACCGTGTGGATAATAGTGGCAGTCAATATACCGGGCTGGGGCTCGGACTTTATATTTGCGCGGAAATCATCAAAATGCACAACGGCCAGGTCGGCGTTGAAAGCGAGATTGGAAAAGGTACAACTTTTTGGTTCACTTTGCCTGTTGCCTTTTCATGA